The genome window TCCTTCTGGTTTCGTTACGTTGATAATTGCACAAAATGCCTCTAATGCTATCGGTGCCGGTATCATGGGCAACATCGCAGACCGTTCAGGGAACCGATTCGTCTTGCGTATCCTAATATTAATCAGTGCCTGTATGCCACTATTGGCGGTTGGCATTAGTCGAATGCCTTCTGGTGCGCAGTTTTACTGGATTATCTTTGCCCTCATGGGATTCACACCGGTGTCAGCGCGCATTGTCACAAACTATACCCTCGAAATTGCACCACAGGAGAAGCACCCGCAATATCTCGGTGTGATGAGCCTTTTTCAGGCGATTCCGCTGTTCGTTTCCCCTCTAATTGGGGCGTTAATCGAGGGATTCGCCTTTGAACCGGTTTTTATCGGGTGCGGTATCCTTGTTTTGTTAGGGTTTTTGCTAACTTTCCGATTGGCTGAACCTCGGTTTGACTAAACACCTTGGGAATGGGAGTTCCGTCATAGATAAGACTCACAGACAGGCAGTAGATCGTCAGAAATACGTCCGTTTCTCAATACTGGTGTGGTTTGTAGTAGCGCAATTCATTGCGCTTTACGTATGTCCTGACAACGCGAACTTGGTCTAAGACCTATAAGTTCAATGGTAAAAATGTAAATATAGTTGTAGGTTGGGTTGAGCGGTAAAAACCAAGAACTCTTGTGGTTATACGCAAAATTCCCTTTTCGAGCAGCGTTTCCTACAGATAAGCATAGCGAAACCCAACAATGCAAAGATTATCGGCATAAGCAAGTTGGGTTTCACTCGTGTTGTGGTGATTTTAGGTTTCTTGATATCTTTGAATGTCTATTTTCTCCATGGTCTTTTGAGTAAGTCCCGTTCAACCCAACCTACGGGCTTTACTAAGGATCCTAAAAGTGGACGTTCCGTGATGGACTGACTGTATTAGATGAACACAATGTTTATTTTTCTACCTGAACGGTTTTATCCAAGTCCCAGAGGAGAATACTGCCATCACCACCACTGCTGGCGAGGGTTTTTCCATCAGGTGAGAATCGCAATACCCTGACAGTACTTGTGTGTCCAGTGAAAGTTGCCAGTATCCGTCCACTTGGAATTTCCCACAGACGAATTGCGTCAGAGCGACCTTGCGTATGATCATACACACTGCCGCCCGCGAGAATTTTCCCATCGGGTGAGAATGCCACAGCGAAAACTGTGTTTGTATAGGTCGGGAGTGTCAGCATTTCGTTACCGGTGATGGCATCCCATAGCCGAATCGTCATATCGTCGCTGCCACTCGCAAGGATTTTCCTATCGGGTGAAAACGCGAACGTCCAGATATCGCCTTTATGTTCAGTAATTTGATACATTTCGCGACCTGTTGCGACATCCCGTACCTGAATGTGTTTTCGATCTTCGTCAATCTTCGCAGAGATGACACGATTGGGTAAATTCGCGGATCCTTTTCCGAGCGTTTCTTTAAAGTCAGGTGCTGAGATTTGGACACCCGTGGTTGTATCCCAAAATAGCAGTTGATCTTCGCTACCATAACGCACAAGCCGACTGATAAGTATCTGTCCATCTTCGGAAAACGCCAGTGTGTCGGCCCCTCTACCGTGCCCTGTGGTGAAAGTAGAGAGATATGTTCCTGTTGCCGTGTCCCACTGGTGAATTGTGCCGTCCCAGCTACCCGTCAAGATGATACCGCCATCAGGCGAGATTGCTAATGCTTCATGTTGATCCGTATGCTTTGTGTAAATGGATTGAAGATGTTCACCCGTTTCTGTGTCCCATACATGGAGGTCTTCGTTTTCTCCTTTCCAAGACTGCCAATCGAAGCCGATGAGGGTTTTGCCATCGGGAGAGAACACCAAGTGATCCGTGGAATGCTTTATCGTAAGGGGTGCTTGTGGTTTGCCTTTTTGAAGTGTATATAATATGATGTTATCTATTGAAACACTGGCAAGCGTTTTCCCATCAGGTGAAAATGCCAACTCATCAATGCCGCCCCGTTTGTGATCTCTCAGGGTTGAAAGTTTTCGTCCGTTTTCTGCATCCCAGAGTCGTAGAATTCCATCCCGATGTCCGCTCGCAAAGATTTGCCCATCGGGTGAAAAAGCGAGTGCTCCAATAGCATTTGGATATGGTACGGTTCTATGCTTATCAAAAGAAATTTGGAGTCTGCGCATCAAATTGTCCGTGTATAGGGTGTGGCGTTCAAGTTGTTCGCCTGTCTCTGTATCCCAGAGGATCAGCGTGCCTTTCCATGTGTCGCCACTGACGACGGTTTTTCCATCGGGTGACACTGCGATGGCTCCGATTCCACCTCGGTGTCCAGCGAAAACGGCGGTCTGTTTGCCGGTGTCTATGTCCCACAATCGGACTGTTTTATCGGAGCTTCCACTTGCGAGAAAGCGTCCGTCTGCAGGAAAACCCAATGAGGTAACCCTACCCGTGTGTCCTGTTAGGAGGGCGAGTTCCTTTCCTGTCTGCGCGTCGTATATCCAAATGCCTATATCCGTTGCGACTGCTATGCGGTTACCATCTGGTGTATATTTGATATCATGCAAGTTGCCTTTTCCGAGCCGAAATTTGGCACCTTCAGGAAGTTGCCATTGATTATAATTTTCTGCTGAGAGAGTTGGAATAAACTGGAATGAAACGAAGAATAGTATGAGAGCGATACGTTGTGTCATTTCTTAATTCCTTTTTTTCTTGAAGCACTTGTCTGTAGAAGTCTGTTTGGCAATCGAAACGTCTTACAGAAGTATAACATTACCGACTTTGGATTGTCAAACGGCACGGCAAAACGTCCCTGTTTTCCATAGACTTAGCTTCGTATCTATGATAACATGTCCACCAAGTGAAAGTTGTTTCGCTGATAGTTGTGTTTGAACCTTACATTTCATTGAAGAGGGCGGACAGAGATGGGTTTAATCTTTTGTAGAAGGGGTTTGCAACCCCGATGAAGGAGGAACACCGCTATGCTAAAAACAATGCCGTGCCCAATTTGTGGTACTCAAGTCGAATACGCTATCGAAAATTCGCCCGAGTGGTATCGCGATCCGTCCCTACCCATCTACCGAATCGATTGTCATGAGAAATGCAGACGGTATTGGCTTGCAGCAATTTCTGACCCGCAACCACAGATCGACCCAGCTATTCTGTCTATCCTTGATGGACTCAATGATAAACAACGAATGTTTATATCGGAATCAACACAGCGTGTTTGTGATACCGATAGTTGGGTAATTTATGACAGTAGTGAGTTGCAACGACTTGTCAATGATTATCACTATGCAAAGGCGGCTATTATGCTGTATGGGTGGCGTAATGCCACCTTCCAGGTCAGCGGTACCGGATTGGATGCTGAGAACCGGCTGTTTTTTGTAGAGAGTGAGGGCATACGGTGGACCCTGAGACTCCATCAGCTTGGAGCTTCTGTTGATAAAGTCCGCTCTGAAATCTATTGGTTAAAAGCACTGTGGAACGAGGCGAAG of Candidatus Poribacteria bacterium contains these proteins:
- a CDS encoding WD40 repeat domain-containing protein, with protein sequence MTQRIALILFFVSFQFIPTLSAENYNQWQLPEGAKFRLGKGNLHDIKYTPDGNRIAVATDIGIWIYDAQTGKELALLTGHTGRVTSLGFPADGRFLASGSSDKTVRLWDIDTGKQTAVFAGHRGGIGAIAVSPDGKTVVSGDTWKGTLILWDTETGEQLERHTLYTDNLMRRLQISFDKHRTVPYPNAIGALAFSPDGQIFASGHRDGILRLWDAENGRKLSTLRDHKRGGIDELAFSPDGKTLASVSIDNIILYTLQKGKPQAPLTIKHSTDHLVFSPDGKTLIGFDWQSWKGENEDLHVWDTETGEHLQSIYTKHTDQHEALAISPDGGIILTGSWDGTIHQWDTATGTYLSTFTTGHGRGADTLAFSEDGQILISRLVRYGSEDQLLFWDTTTGVQISAPDFKETLGKGSANLPNRVISAKIDEDRKHIQVRDVATGREMYQITEHKGDIWTFAFSPDRKILASGSDDMTIRLWDAITGNEMLTLPTYTNTVFAVAFSPDGKILAGGSVYDHTQGRSDAIRLWEIPSGRILATFTGHTSTVRVLRFSPDGKTLASSGGDGSILLWDLDKTVQVEK